Below is a genomic region from Gillisia sp. Hel_I_86.
TTGATTCAGGATCTAATTTAACATACATGAGATGCTGAAACAAGTTCAGAAGGACGAGAGGCCTTCGATACAAACATGGGATGACAATTTTATTCCTATATCATCCCGACGCTAGGAGGGATCTCTATTGGATCGAAGTGCTTTTTACTGCACGAATTCACGAATATTTTAAAAAAAAGCGTCATTTCGGGCATTTCGACTTCGCTCAATACAGGCTAAAGTCGAGAACTATTTTATAACGCATTGCTGCTTCATTGAGATGCTTCACTATGTTCAGACAATTCGATCTTCATGATTATCGGGACAGAATGACTTCTCGACTCCGCTCGAAGGGACAATCATACCCCCTTTTGTCATCCTGACGAAGGAAGGATCTCTTTTATTATATATTATTGCTGCTCCTTAGGGATTCTTCACTATGTTCGGAATGGCAAAAAAAGCCTCTCAGACTGAGCTTGTCGAAGGGTCTCAAAACAGCTCGCCATTCGTCACCCTCAACTTGATTCAGGGTCTAATTTAACATACATGAGATGCTGAAACAAGTTCAGCATGGCGAGGGGCGATATATCACAGGAAATCGATATTTCTAAAAAATACGTCTATGGTAATTTATTTCAGGGTCTCAATATTGCATTGGTTTACATTGAAATGAGATTCTGAAACAATTCCGATAGCTATGGGAACAGAATGACGTCCTTTTTCAGTTTGGGATATTTACGGATAAACAAAAAGATTCTTTTCCTTTCTCTAATTTTTCAAAGATCCTTCAAATGGAATTCTATTGGCAATGCTTCTTCCCAAGGTAACCTCATCTGCATATTCCAGTTCGTCCCCCACAGAAATCCCTCGTGCAATTGTTGAAGTTTTGATATCCAAGCCTTCTAGTTGTCTAAAAATATAAAAATTGGTGGTATCCCCTTCCAATGTACTGCTTAGAGCAAAAATAATTTCTTTAACCTCTCCTTCTTTTACTTTATCTACCAAAGATTTTATTGTTAGCTGCGAAGGCCCAATTCCATCCATCGGACTTATTTTCCCTCCAAGCACGTGATATAAGCCGCGATACTGACCTGTATTCTCTATGGCCATCACATCCCGAATATCTTCTACCACACACACAAATTCCCTTGTTCTGTTAGGGTTTGCACAAATTTCACAAACTTCGGTATCACTTATATTATGACAATTCTTGCATAATTTAATATTTGCTTTCAAATCCAGCAGGGCTTGGGCGAGTTGCTGGGTTTGAGCCGTGGGCTGCTTTAGCAAATGCAATACAAGACGCAAAGCAGTTCGCTTGCCAATTCCCGGTAACTGCGACATTTCTGCAACAGCCTGTTCCAATAATTTAGAAGAAAAATCCATAGTTCAAAATTACATTTTTTATAGATACTACTAAATTTTACTCATGCATACTAATTGACAACTTATCCCATTAATTTGTATTTTGGCTTCGAAATTGAAATTCTATGCAACCAGTTTACATCCTACTGTTAATAGCTTCCTATTTTGGGGCATTGTTAATCATCTCCTATTTTACCGGTAAAAATGCCAATAACGATGCATTTTTCAAAGCTAACAGGCAATCGCCTTGGTATGTTGTTGCTTTTGGGATGATAGGCGCCTCTCTTAGCGGCGTTACCTTTATATCAGTGCCTGGATGGGTAGAAGCCAGCCAGTTTAGTTATATGCAGGTGGTTTTAGGATATATTGTAGGTTACGCCGTGATTGGATTGGTACTGCTTCCTCTTTATTATAAAATGAACCTGACATCCATTTATACTTATTTGGAAAGTAGGTTTGGGAGATATTCGTATAAAACAGGAGCTTCTTTCTTTTTACTATCTCGAGTAGTTGGAGCAAGTTTCAGGTTGTTTTTAGTAGCCAATGTGTTGCAAATAATACTATTTGATGCCTTGGGAATCCCTTTTTGGGCAACTGTGGTTATGACCATTGCGCTAATTTGGTTGTACACCTTCAAATCTGGAATTAAGACCATTGTTTATACCGATACATTGCAAACCCTTTGTATGCTGATTGCTGTGGGAGTTAGTATCTACTATGTCTCTGACAGTTTAGGAATACAAGGAAGCAATTTAATTGGGCATATTGCAGATAGTGACTTTTCCAAGATGTTCTTTTTCGATGATTTTAAAAGTGCCGATTATTTCTGGAAACAATTTATATCTGGGGCTTTTATAGCAATCGTTATGACAGGTTTGGACCAAGATATGATGCAGAAAAACCTCACTTGCAGGAATTTGAAAGATGCACAAAAGAACATGTTTTGGTTTACAATTGTACTCACCTTTGTAAATTTGGTGTTTTTGGCATTAGGGGTTTTACTTACAGAATACGCTAGGCTGAATGGAATAGACGCCTTTAAAGATGATCTCTTTCCAGTGATTGCCACACAAAGCGGATTAGGGGTTGGGATTGCGACTTTCTTTATTCTAGGGTTGATTGCTGCTGCTTACAGTAGCGCAGATAGTGCCCTTACTGCATTAACCACTTCTTTTAGCATCGATATATTGGATATCGAAAAAAAATATGAAGCCGCTAAACAAGAAATTGTAAGAAAGCGAATCCATATAGCGGTTTCAATCGTGCTAATACTTGTAATTATAATTTTTAAATATATTATAAAAGATGAAAGCGTAATTGACAAACTCATTGTTTTTGCAGGATACACCTACGGTCCTTTGCTAGGGCTTTATAGTTTTGGACTCTTTACAAAATGGATGGTAAAAGATAAATGGGTGCCAATAATCGCCATTTTATCCCCAATAGTATGCTATTTGATTAGTATGAATAGCGAAGTATGGTTTGGGTTCGAATTTGGCTTTTTTGTCCTTATCCTAAACGGGGCTTTAACCTTTCTAGGTTTAATATTGATTCGTAGAAAGCATCACTAAGGTACAGGCATTCTGAAATTCTATGTTGTTTTTACGCAATAGGTCATACAGCACAGGATTTTCTGTGCCTGGGTTAAAAATTACCCTTTTTGGCTGTAAATCGATGATATACTCGTAAAATTCTTCCTGTCTTTTTGCATTGAGGTATAGGGTTATAGTGTCTATATCTTCAAAATCCACCATTTCTGAATTAATTGTAACTCCATTTACCGTTCCTGCTCTCAGGCCTACTGCCACCGTGGGTTGATTATTTCTCACCAAACGTTCTATTGCCAGATTAGAGTAACGAGCGTTATTTAATGAAGCTCCAAGGACCAAGGTTTTCTTTTTCATATACCTCAAAGTTAATATTTAGGTTTAAGTGTAACAAAAAATTTTGGTTGTGTTTTATATATTATATAAAGAACATTTGCAAAACAAATTAAGCTGAAGGTGTGGCGAATTGTAACTTTTTGTATTAATTTGAAGGTAAAAAAATCTAGATGAAACCGAAAAGTTTGATAGCAGATTACTCTGAATAACCCAGTTTCTCTCTTAAGCAAAAAACCCACGAAGTATTATCTTCGTGGGTTTTATATACAGCTGGTTTTTAGATTGAAAATCTTAGAACCCGATATATGCCAATCTATAAGAACTGTTTTCCGAATCCAATAGTGATGTATGGAAGCGTGT
It encodes:
- the recR gene encoding recombination mediator RecR encodes the protein MDFSSKLLEQAVAEMSQLPGIGKRTALRLVLHLLKQPTAQTQQLAQALLDLKANIKLCKNCHNISDTEVCEICANPNRTREFVCVVEDIRDVMAIENTGQYRGLYHVLGGKISPMDGIGPSQLTIKSLVDKVKEGEVKEIIFALSSTLEGDTTNFYIFRQLEGLDIKTSTIARGISVGDELEYADEVTLGRSIANRIPFEGSLKN
- a CDS encoding sodium:solute symporter, translating into MQPVYILLLIASYFGALLIISYFTGKNANNDAFFKANRQSPWYVVAFGMIGASLSGVTFISVPGWVEASQFSYMQVVLGYIVGYAVIGLVLLPLYYKMNLTSIYTYLESRFGRYSYKTGASFFLLSRVVGASFRLFLVANVLQIILFDALGIPFWATVVMTIALIWLYTFKSGIKTIVYTDTLQTLCMLIAVGVSIYYVSDSLGIQGSNLIGHIADSDFSKMFFFDDFKSADYFWKQFISGAFIAIVMTGLDQDMMQKNLTCRNLKDAQKNMFWFTIVLTFVNLVFLALGVLLTEYARLNGIDAFKDDLFPVIATQSGLGVGIATFFILGLIAAAYSSADSALTALTTSFSIDILDIEKKYEAAKQEIVRKRIHIAVSIVLILVIIIFKYIIKDESVIDKLIVFAGYTYGPLLGLYSFGLFTKWMVKDKWVPIIAILSPIVCYLISMNSEVWFGFEFGFFVLILNGALTFLGLILIRRKHH
- a CDS encoding CoA-binding protein, whose protein sequence is MKKKTLVLGASLNNARYSNLAIERLVRNNQPTVAVGLRAGTVNGVTINSEMVDFEDIDTITLYLNAKRQEEFYEYIIDLQPKRVIFNPGTENPVLYDLLRKNNIEFQNACTLVMLSTNQY